From a single Nitrospira lenta genomic region:
- a CDS encoding TAXI family TRAP transporter solute-binding subunit, with translation MSIPRKILPALGATILALLLALGVYRSLTTTQMVSIATGIQGSGYYELGQKIEQILRSDFEQQPLEAPLIFQHIDSHGPQENLQLLAHREAQLGMALEGLSVKPKESGSADIRGLIKISSSNLHIIVRPQLSHQLGKPITQLSDLVDNVRRRLGRPLRVYIGSPNGSTHTVMSHILTYYKTSTGTDLGWELTERGSYVDAADDFLHDRIDVLCLLVATGSPVAVTMSQHGLLVPLSEGVINAIHTLHPALSAQTIPAGVYNKDFPSVAITTLGAEDILVANGEVSSRLAYQIVRTLALHWPELQTGMLLPEDFSKAQLSQNDYFPLHPGAVAYYKGGNVPLWPWFEGILAVLIEQRDIVLSILGGIPTVYALLYAWVQRRRVTHLMTQIATLRHQDEIDHTAIENIRMHALTLMAEDKLSRDSYTSLNEFIDAQLSQTSLKSDRAAKLAAQKESAPPPSP, from the coding sequence ATGAGCATTCCCCGAAAAATCCTGCCCGCGCTGGGCGCGACCATCCTCGCGCTGCTCTTAGCGCTGGGAGTCTATCGCTCATTGACGACCACTCAGATGGTGTCGATTGCCACGGGCATTCAGGGCAGCGGTTACTATGAGTTAGGCCAAAAGATCGAACAGATCCTCCGGTCCGACTTTGAACAGCAGCCCCTCGAAGCGCCGCTCATCTTCCAGCACATAGATTCTCATGGCCCTCAAGAGAATCTTCAGCTATTGGCTCACCGGGAAGCTCAATTGGGAATGGCGCTGGAAGGCCTGTCCGTCAAACCCAAAGAATCGGGCAGCGCAGATATCCGTGGACTGATAAAAATATCCAGCTCAAATCTGCACATCATCGTCAGACCACAGCTGAGCCACCAGCTGGGCAAACCCATTACTCAACTGTCCGACCTCGTTGACAATGTACGCCGGCGACTGGGGCGTCCGCTCCGAGTCTACATCGGCTCTCCGAACGGATCGACCCACACGGTGATGAGTCACATCCTGACCTACTACAAAACATCGACGGGGACCGATCTGGGATGGGAACTCACTGAGCGCGGTTCCTACGTCGACGCCGCGGATGATTTTCTCCACGACCGCATTGACGTCCTCTGCCTGTTAGTGGCGACCGGGAGCCCCGTCGCCGTGACCATGTCGCAACATGGCCTCTTAGTGCCACTTTCTGAAGGAGTGATTAATGCGATCCACACGCTGCATCCGGCCTTATCGGCGCAAACCATTCCCGCAGGTGTGTACAACAAGGATTTCCCGAGCGTGGCCATCACCACCCTTGGAGCAGAAGATATCCTCGTAGCCAACGGTGAAGTGAGCAGCCGCCTGGCCTATCAGATTGTGCGCACCCTAGCCCTTCACTGGCCGGAGCTGCAAACCGGCATGCTGCTACCCGAGGATTTCTCCAAAGCGCAGCTCAGCCAAAACGACTATTTCCCGCTCCACCCAGGAGCTGTCGCCTATTACAAAGGCGGAAACGTCCCGCTCTGGCCATGGTTCGAGGGCATCCTCGCCGTTCTCATTGAGCAGCGGGATATCGTCTTGTCTATCCTCGGTGGCATCCCAACGGTCTATGCCTTGCTCTATGCCTGGGTCCAACGCCGGCGCGTCACGCATCTCATGACTCAAATCGCAACCCTGCGGCACCAAGATGAAATCGATCATACCGCCATCGAAAACATCCGCATGCATGCCCTGACACTCATGGCAGAAGACAAACTCAGCCGCGATAGCTATACCTCTCTCAATGAATTTATCGATGCCCAGCTCAGCCAGACGTCGCTCAAGAGCGATCGCGCCGCGAAACTGGCAGCTCAAAAAGAATCCGCCCCGCCGCCGTCACCGTAG